The proteins below are encoded in one region of Ferroplasma acidiphilum:
- a CDS encoding type II toxin-antitoxin system VapC family toxin yields MNVYLDTSAYVKRYINEANSDSIDALFNDAYNNKIKIITSILTIGEISIVFDKLWRKQIIEEPIEMFNRFYDEVRNLIKLNAIDLININSHIMIRSSKICMDLHKPLADVIHIVSSMNISSIFITADKEQNSIASSLGVKTRFI; encoded by the coding sequence ATGAACGTTTATCTTGATACAAGTGCATATGTTAAAAGGTACATAAACGAAGCAAATTCAGATTCTATTGATGCTTTATTTAACGATGCATACAATAATAAAATAAAGATCATTACCTCTATCTTAACGATAGGTGAAATTTCAATAGTTTTCGATAAATTATGGAGAAAGCAAATTATAGAGGAACCTATTGAAATGTTTAATAGATTTTATGATGAAGTAAGAAATTTAATAAAATTAAATGCTATTGATTTAATAAATATTAACAGTCATATCATGATTAGATCAAGCAAAATTTGTATGGACTTGCACAAACCTTTAGCAGACGTTATACATATAGTCTCGTCTATGAATATTTCCTCAATATTTATTACTGCAGATAAAGAACAAAATTCTATAGCGTCTTCTTTAGGTGTAAAAACCAGATTTATTTGA